The following proteins come from a genomic window of Lolium rigidum isolate FL_2022 chromosome 5, APGP_CSIRO_Lrig_0.1, whole genome shotgun sequence:
- the LOC124654417 gene encoding dehydration-responsive element-binding protein 1H-like encodes MDGTGGAEQWSSPSSPSSHQKRPAGRTKFKETRHPVYRGVRRRGSAGRWVCEVRVPGKRGERLWLGTYVTAEAAARGHDAAMLALGGGSALCLNFADSARLLAVPSGLANLAAVRSAALAAVADFQRREVAYCAADEIDTSSASAPSSADNAGSSATSLPSALDELFEMPAAAVLGSDMYDFELDMSGEMDLGSYYADFAEGMLLDPPPHESTEACWDGGADYAALWSHY; translated from the coding sequence ATGGACGGCACGGGCGGCGCCGAGCAATGGAGCTCCCCTTCCTCGCCGTCTTCGCACCAGAAGCGCCCGGCGGGGCGCACCAAGTTCAAGGAGACGCGGCACCCGGTGTACCGCGGCGTGCGGCGCAGGGGCAGCGCCGggcggtgggtgtgcgaggtgcgCGTCCCCGGCAAGCGCGGCGAGCGGCTCTGGCTCGGGACCTACGTCACCGCCGAGGCTGCCGCGCGCGGGCACGACGCCGCCATGCTCGCGCTGGGAGGAGGCTCCGCACTGTGCCTCAACTTCGCCGACTCCGCCCGGCTGCTCGCCGTCCCGTCCGGGCTCGCCAACCTCGCGGCCGTCCGGAGCGCGGCACTCGCCGCCGTCGCGGACTTCCAGCGCCGGGAGGTCGCCTATTGCGCTGCGGACGAGATCGACACCTCCAGCGCGTCCGCGCCGTCGTCTGCGGACAACGCCGGCTCGTCGGCGACGTCGCTGCCTTCTGCACTGGATGAACTGTTCGAGATGCCAGCGGCGGCAGTGCTGGGCAGCGACATGTACGACTTCGAGCTGGACATGTCCGGGGAGATGGACTTGGGCTCGTACTACGCGGACTTCGCGGAGGGGATGCTACTGGACCCGCCGCCGCACGAATCCACCGAGGCGTGCTGGGACGGCGGAGCTGATTACGCCGCGCTCTGGAGCCACTACTGA